A DNA window from Stenotrophomonas sp. 57 contains the following coding sequences:
- the lpxD gene encoding UDP-3-O-(3-hydroxymyristoyl)glucosamine N-acyltransferase produces the protein MNTPTYTAQQLAEQFGLQVHGDPATAIHGVATLAHAGPGQLTFLANPRYRAQLADSQASLVVLRADDAEAAPGAALVAKDPYTTFAKIAALFDIAPTRPPGIHPSAVIDPSARVAASAHIGPFVSIGARSVVGENCIIGAGSVIGEDCNLDNGCELIARVTLVTRVTLGKRVRVHPGAVLGADGFGLAMDAGKWIKVPQLGGVRIGDDCEIGANTCVDRGALEDTVLDEDVRLDNLVQIAHNVQIGAHSAIAGCTGIAGSAKIGRYCLLGGHVGVVGHLEICDKVVITGKSVVRNSIHEPGEYSSGTPLTDNRTWRKNAARFKQLDALARRVLAAGKEKE, from the coding sequence GTGAATACTCCCACCTACACCGCCCAGCAACTCGCCGAGCAGTTCGGCCTGCAGGTCCATGGCGACCCCGCCACCGCCATCCATGGCGTGGCCACCCTCGCCCATGCCGGTCCTGGCCAGCTGACCTTCCTCGCCAACCCGCGCTACCGCGCCCAGCTGGCCGACAGCCAGGCCTCGCTGGTGGTCCTGCGTGCCGACGACGCCGAAGCCGCCCCCGGCGCCGCGCTCGTTGCCAAGGACCCGTACACCACGTTCGCCAAGATCGCCGCGCTGTTCGACATCGCACCGACGCGCCCGCCGGGCATCCACCCCAGCGCCGTCATCGATCCCAGCGCCCGGGTCGCGGCCAGCGCCCATATCGGTCCCTTCGTCTCCATCGGCGCGCGCAGCGTGGTCGGCGAGAACTGCATCATCGGCGCCGGCAGCGTGATCGGCGAGGACTGCAACCTGGACAACGGCTGCGAGCTGATCGCCCGGGTCACCCTGGTTACCCGGGTCACGCTCGGCAAGCGCGTGCGCGTCCACCCCGGTGCCGTACTCGGTGCCGATGGCTTCGGCCTGGCAATGGACGCCGGCAAGTGGATCAAGGTGCCGCAGCTCGGCGGCGTGCGCATCGGCGACGACTGCGAGATCGGCGCCAACACCTGCGTCGACCGTGGTGCCCTGGAAGACACCGTGCTGGACGAAGACGTGCGCCTGGACAACCTGGTGCAGATCGCGCACAACGTGCAGATCGGCGCGCACTCGGCCATCGCCGGCTGCACCGGCATTGCCGGCAGCGCCAAAATCGGCCGCTACTGCCTGCTCGGCGGCCATGTCGGCGTGGTCGGCCACCTCGAGATCTGCGACAAGGTCGTGATCACCGGCAAGTCCGTGGTCCGCAATTCCATCCATGAGCCGGGCGAGTACTCGTCCGGCACCCCGTTGACCGACAACCGCACGTGGCGCAAGAACGCCGCGCGCTTCAAGCAGCTGGACGCATTGGCACGCCGCGTCCTGGCTGCTGGCAAGGAGAAAGAATGA
- a CDS encoding class I SAM-dependent methyltransferase, translating into MDKTYDAAYFQRWYRRADIGGSARLARKVALAVASAEYYLERPIRSVLDIGCGEGAWRAPLLKLRPKVEYLGFDSSEYAVRRYGRTRNLHLAAFGDFAWLRPCAPVDLLVCSDVMHYVPNRELRAGLAGVAELTGGVAFLETFAAEDEFDGDHEGFQARPARWYRRELGRHGLQPVGSHLWLGPELAGEAAALERM; encoded by the coding sequence ATGGACAAGACCTACGACGCCGCTTACTTCCAACGCTGGTACCGCCGTGCCGACATCGGCGGCAGCGCCCGCCTGGCGCGCAAGGTCGCCTTGGCCGTAGCCAGTGCCGAGTACTACCTGGAGCGGCCGATCCGCAGCGTGCTGGACATCGGCTGCGGCGAAGGCGCCTGGCGTGCGCCGTTGCTGAAGCTGCGTCCGAAGGTCGAATACCTGGGCTTCGACAGCAGCGAGTACGCTGTGCGCCGCTACGGTCGAACCCGCAACCTGCACCTGGCCGCCTTCGGTGATTTCGCCTGGCTGCGGCCCTGCGCCCCGGTCGACCTGCTGGTGTGCTCGGACGTGATGCATTACGTGCCCAACCGCGAGCTGCGCGCCGGCCTGGCCGGCGTGGCCGAGCTGACCGGTGGCGTGGCCTTCCTGGAGACCTTCGCCGCCGAGGATGAATTCGACGGCGACCACGAGGGCTTCCAGGCCCGTCCGGCGCGCTGGTACCGGCGCGAGCTGGGCCGCCACGGCCTGCAGCCGGTCGGCTCGCACCTGTGGCTGGGCCCGGAACTGGCCGGCGAAGCGGCGGCGCTGGAACGGATGTGA
- the lpxA gene encoding acyl-ACP--UDP-N-acetylglucosamine O-acyltransferase → MTDNAPRIHPTAVIDPAARLADDVQVGAFTLIGADVEIGAGTVVGPHCSIHGPTKIGRDNRFVGHAAIGGDPQDKKFAGERTELVIGDRNVFREFVTLNRGTGGGGGITTIGNDNWMLAYTHVAHDCHVGNFCVFSNNTTLAGHVTVGDYVIISGFAGAHQFCRIGAHAFLGMGALTNGDVPPFTMVGTDSLGRPRGINSEGLKRRGFDAERISAIKRAYRTLYVAGLPLAEAKVQLTEQARDSDDVKAMLDFIEHAERPLLR, encoded by the coding sequence ATGACTGACAACGCACCACGGATCCACCCGACCGCCGTCATCGACCCGGCCGCGCGCCTGGCCGACGACGTCCAGGTGGGCGCGTTCACCCTGATTGGTGCCGATGTGGAAATCGGTGCCGGCACAGTGGTCGGCCCGCACTGCAGCATCCACGGCCCGACGAAGATCGGCCGCGACAACCGCTTCGTGGGTCACGCCGCGATCGGTGGCGACCCGCAGGACAAGAAGTTTGCCGGCGAGCGTACCGAACTGGTGATCGGCGACCGCAACGTGTTCCGCGAGTTCGTCACCCTGAACCGCGGCACCGGCGGCGGCGGCGGCATCACCACCATCGGCAACGACAACTGGATGCTGGCCTACACGCACGTGGCGCATGACTGCCATGTCGGCAACTTCTGCGTGTTCTCCAACAACACCACGCTGGCCGGCCACGTGACCGTGGGCGACTACGTGATCATCAGCGGCTTCGCCGGCGCCCACCAGTTCTGCCGCATCGGCGCGCATGCCTTCCTCGGCATGGGCGCGCTGACCAATGGCGACGTACCGCCGTTCACCATGGTCGGCACCGATTCGCTGGGCCGCCCGCGCGGCATCAACAGCGAAGGCCTGAAGCGCCGCGGCTTCGATGCCGAGCGCATCTCCGCCATCAAGCGTGCCTACCGCACTCTGTATGTGGCGGGCCTGCCGCTAGCAGAAGCCAAGGTGCAGCTGACCGAACAGGCGCGTGACAGTGATGACGTGAAGGCGATGCTGGACTTCATCGAGCACGCCGAGAGGCCCTTGCTGCGATGA
- the dnaE gene encoding DNA polymerase III subunit alpha: MSNSRFVHLHVHTEFSLADSTIRVPAKPDQADPKKAKQANLLSRSVELGLPALAVTDLNNLFALVKFYKAAEGVGIKPIAGADVLIAEEGQDPWRMTLLCRDREGYLSLSRLLTRAWMEGHRPEGGVAIHPDWLKAGNANLFALAGRQSLAGRLALDGKHELAEQQLADWQRVFGDGLHLELTRTGREGEETFNQFALMAAGQRGLPVVASNDVRFLSPTDFSAHEARVCISTGRVLDDPKRPREYSDQQYLKSAEEMCALFADIPDAIDNTLALAERCNIEMRLGTYFLPNYPVPDDETLDTWIQKMSRDGLEERLEKNPLAPGKTREEYFERLEFELNTIIKMGFPGYFLIVADFIQWGKNQGIPIGPGRGSGAGSLVAWALKITDLDPLPYNLLFERFLNPERVSMPDFDIDFCMDRRDEVIDYVARKYGRERVSQIITYGTMAAKAVVRDSGRVLGFPYGLVDGVSKLIPNILGIHLKDALGKGKEGPSSEMASPELIQRYETEDDVRDLIDLALQLEDLTRNAGKHAGGVVIGPEPLSEFCPLYAEHDENGLGKNPVTQFDKNDVEEVGLVKFDFLGLRTLTIIDWAVKAINKRHERAGIPPVDIAAIPLDDTPTYKDIFANGNTGAVFQFESSGMRRLLKDARPDRFEDLIALVSLYRPGPMDLIPSFNARKHGQEEIIYPDPRTEAILKDTYGIMVYQEQVMQMAQIVGGYSLGGADLLRRAMGKKVPAEMAKHREIFREGAAKDGVDEAKADAIFDLMEKFAGYGFNKSHAAAYALVSYQTAWLKRHYPAEFMAATLSSDLDNTDKVVGFLDEVRNLGLTVLPPKVNQSAFMFEAVTPDTIQYGLGAIKGVGQGACEAVVEERLKGGPFKDLLDFCTRVGSAKLNRRTLEAMINCGALDELGRNRASLMLQLPEVIKATDQMARERASGQNSLFGGPDPSATTIQLDLPEAEEWPLLQRLNGERDTLGFYLSGHPFDPWRDDVRDLVGNDLGAVEKIWSANSGGGGGGEKRWRPEVQTVLAGQVVGVRRKGESQIFIQLEDGRGRVECSAFSDAMAEFGHLMTKDRILVVKGGLREDEFNGGYALRIRQCWDFDEVCANYATRLSLRLDLRQQRPVWERVNALLDRHRPGRTPLRLDLLLKGPQGGVAGMLDVSGQSAVRIDSKLMEALRADPAVRTLKVRYSPPWAS; this comes from the coding sequence ATGTCCAACTCCCGCTTCGTACATCTCCACGTCCACACCGAGTTCTCGCTGGCGGACTCCACCATCCGTGTGCCGGCCAAGCCGGACCAGGCGGACCCGAAGAAGGCCAAGCAGGCCAACCTGCTGTCGCGCTCGGTGGAACTCGGCCTGCCCGCATTGGCGGTGACCGACCTCAACAACCTGTTCGCCCTGGTCAAGTTCTACAAGGCGGCCGAAGGCGTGGGCATCAAGCCGATCGCCGGCGCCGACGTGCTGATCGCCGAGGAAGGCCAGGACCCGTGGCGGATGACCCTGCTGTGCCGCGACCGCGAGGGCTACCTGAGCCTGTCGCGGCTGCTGACCCGCGCCTGGATGGAAGGCCATCGCCCGGAAGGCGGTGTGGCCATCCATCCGGACTGGCTGAAGGCCGGCAACGCCAACCTGTTCGCGCTGGCCGGCCGGCAGAGCCTGGCCGGGCGCCTGGCGCTGGACGGCAAGCATGAGCTGGCCGAGCAGCAGCTGGCCGACTGGCAACGCGTGTTCGGCGACGGCCTGCACCTGGAACTGACCCGTACCGGCCGCGAGGGCGAGGAAACCTTCAACCAGTTCGCGCTGATGGCGGCCGGCCAGCGTGGCCTGCCGGTGGTGGCCAGCAATGATGTGCGCTTCCTGTCGCCCACCGATTTCAGCGCGCACGAAGCGCGCGTGTGCATTTCCACCGGCCGCGTGCTGGACGATCCCAAGCGCCCGCGCGAGTACAGCGACCAGCAGTACCTGAAGTCGGCCGAGGAGATGTGCGCGCTGTTCGCCGACATCCCCGATGCGATCGACAACACGCTGGCGCTGGCCGAGCGCTGCAACATCGAGATGCGGCTGGGCACCTACTTCCTGCCCAACTACCCGGTGCCCGACGACGAGACCCTGGACACCTGGATCCAGAAGATGTCGCGCGACGGCCTGGAAGAGCGCCTGGAGAAGAATCCGCTGGCGCCGGGCAAGACCCGCGAAGAGTATTTCGAGCGCCTGGAGTTCGAGCTCAACACCATCATCAAGATGGGCTTCCCGGGCTACTTCCTGATCGTGGCCGACTTCATCCAGTGGGGCAAGAATCAGGGCATCCCGATCGGCCCGGGCCGTGGTTCCGGTGCCGGTTCGCTGGTGGCGTGGGCGCTGAAGATCACCGATCTGGACCCGTTGCCGTACAACCTGCTGTTCGAGCGCTTCCTGAACCCGGAACGCGTGTCGATGCCCGACTTCGACATCGACTTCTGCATGGACCGCCGCGACGAGGTGATCGACTACGTCGCACGCAAGTACGGGCGCGAGCGCGTCAGCCAGATCATCACCTACGGCACCATGGCCGCCAAGGCGGTGGTGCGCGACTCCGGTCGCGTGCTCGGCTTCCCGTACGGCCTGGTCGATGGTGTTTCCAAACTGATCCCGAACATCCTGGGCATCCACCTGAAGGATGCACTGGGCAAGGGCAAGGAAGGCCCCAGCTCGGAAATGGCCTCGCCGGAACTGATCCAGCGCTACGAGACCGAGGACGATGTCCGCGACCTGATCGACCTGGCGCTGCAGCTGGAAGACCTGACCCGCAACGCCGGCAAGCATGCCGGTGGCGTGGTGATCGGGCCCGAGCCGCTGAGCGAGTTCTGCCCGCTGTACGCCGAGCACGACGAGAACGGGCTGGGCAAGAACCCGGTCACCCAGTTCGACAAGAACGACGTGGAAGAAGTGGGCCTGGTGAAGTTCGACTTCCTCGGCCTGCGTACGCTGACCATCATCGACTGGGCGGTGAAGGCGATCAACAAGCGCCATGAGCGCGCCGGCATTCCGCCGGTGGACATCGCCGCGATCCCGCTGGACGACACGCCCACCTACAAGGACATCTTCGCCAACGGCAATACCGGCGCGGTGTTCCAGTTCGAATCTTCGGGCATGCGCCGCCTGCTGAAGGATGCGCGCCCCGACCGCTTCGAGGACCTGATCGCGCTGGTGTCGCTGTACCGCCCCGGCCCGATGGACCTGATTCCTTCCTTCAACGCGCGCAAGCACGGCCAGGAAGAAATCATCTATCCCGATCCGCGCACCGAAGCGATCCTGAAGGACACCTACGGCATCATGGTGTACCAGGAGCAGGTGATGCAGATGGCGCAGATCGTCGGCGGCTACTCGCTGGGCGGCGCCGACCTGCTGCGCCGTGCGATGGGCAAGAAGGTGCCGGCCGAAATGGCCAAGCACCGCGAGATCTTCCGCGAAGGCGCGGCCAAGGACGGCGTCGACGAAGCCAAGGCCGATGCGATCTTCGACCTGATGGAGAAGTTCGCCGGCTACGGCTTCAACAAGTCGCACGCCGCCGCCTATGCGCTGGTCAGCTACCAGACCGCGTGGCTGAAGCGCCATTACCCGGCCGAGTTCATGGCGGCCACGCTGTCGTCCGACCTGGACAACACCGACAAGGTGGTCGGCTTCCTCGACGAGGTGCGCAACCTTGGCCTGACCGTACTGCCGCCCAAGGTGAACCAGTCGGCCTTCATGTTCGAAGCGGTCACCCCGGACACCATCCAGTACGGCCTCGGTGCGATCAAGGGCGTCGGCCAGGGTGCCTGCGAGGCGGTGGTCGAGGAGCGGCTGAAGGGCGGCCCGTTCAAGGACCTGCTCGACTTCTGCACCCGCGTCGGCTCGGCCAAGCTCAACCGGCGCACGCTGGAAGCGATGATCAACTGTGGTGCGCTGGACGAGCTCGGCCGCAACCGTGCCTCGCTGATGCTGCAGCTGCCGGAAGTGATCAAGGCCACCGACCAGATGGCCCGCGAACGCGCTTCGGGACAGAACTCGCTGTTCGGTGGCCCGGACCCGAGCGCGACCACGATCCAGCTGGACCTGCCCGAAGCCGAGGAGTGGCCACTGTTGCAGCGCCTGAACGGCGAGCGCGACACGCTGGGCTTCTATCTCAGCGGCCACCCGTTCGATCCCTGGCGCGACGACGTGCGCGACCTGGTCGGCAACGACCTGGGCGCGGTGGAGAAGATCTGGAGCGCCAACAGCGGTGGCGGTGGCGGCGGCGAAAAGCGCTGGCGCCCGGAAGTGCAGACCGTGCTGGCCGGCCAGGTGGTCGGTGTGCGCCGCAAGGGCGAGAGCCAGATCTTCATCCAGCTGGAAGATGGGCGCGGCCGCGTCGAGTGCAGCGCGTTCTCCGACGCGATGGCCGAGTTCGGGCACCTCATGACCAAGGACCGCATCCTGGTGGTCAAGGGCGGCCTGCGCGAGGACGAGTTCAACGGCGGCTACGCACTGCGCATCCGCCAGTGCTGGGACTTCGACGAAGTCTGCGCCAACTACGCCACCCGGCTGTCGCTGCGCTTGGACCTGCGCCAGCAGCGCCCGGTATGGGAGCGCGTCAATGCCCTGCTCGACCGCCATCGCCCCGGGCGCACCCCCCTGCGCCTGGACCTGCTGCTGAAGGGCCCGCAGGGCGGCGTGGCCGGCATGCTCGATGTCTCCGGGCAGAGCGCGGTGCGCATCGACTCCAAACTGATGGAGGCGCTGCGCGCCGACCCGGCCGTGCGCACGCTGAAAGTCCGCTACAGCCCACCGTGGGCCAGCTGA
- the fabZ gene encoding 3-hydroxyacyl-ACP dehydratase FabZ, which produces MNDTLQLPIDVCQIQELLPHRYPFLLVDRVLELDIDAKRILAQKNVSINEPFFQGHFPGRPIMPGVLIIEALAQAGGVMTQLTLGRDSQSKLFYMVKVENARFNKQVVPGDVLMLDVQMKRLIRNMGWYYGEAKVNGEVVASAEVMCAGAKG; this is translated from the coding sequence ATGAACGACACGCTGCAGCTTCCGATCGACGTCTGCCAGATCCAGGAACTGCTTCCGCACCGTTACCCGTTCCTGCTGGTGGACCGGGTGCTTGAACTCGACATCGATGCCAAGCGCATCCTGGCGCAGAAGAACGTCAGCATCAATGAGCCGTTCTTCCAGGGCCACTTCCCGGGCCGTCCGATCATGCCCGGCGTGCTGATCATCGAAGCGCTGGCGCAGGCCGGTGGCGTGATGACCCAGCTGACGCTCGGCCGCGACTCGCAGTCCAAGCTGTTCTACATGGTCAAGGTGGAAAACGCCCGCTTCAACAAGCAGGTCGTCCCCGGCGACGTGCTGATGCTGGATGTGCAGATGAAGCGCCTGATCCGCAACATGGGCTGGTACTACGGCGAAGCCAAGGTCAACGGTGAAGTCGTTGCCTCGGCCGAAGTCATGTGTGCCGGCGCCAAGGGCTGA
- a CDS encoding ribonuclease HII — translation MSRRHAAAASLALFDGAAVVEPERLVAGVDEAGRGPLAGPVAVAAVVFDPSRPRINGLDDSKQLTAARREQLHDRIVERALAWHVVLVDADTIDRLNIYQATLQGMRDVVAAVAHVAGFARIDGNVVPKGLVVPAQALVGGDGIDRAIMAASILAKVSRDRYMQDVHARHPQYGFEQHKGYGTPAHLAALREHGPCPEHRRSFAPVRECLEVPPVVAAIA, via the coding sequence ATGAGCCGGCGCCATGCCGCAGCGGCCAGCCTGGCGTTGTTCGACGGCGCCGCGGTGGTCGAGCCGGAGCGCCTGGTCGCCGGCGTCGACGAGGCCGGCCGCGGTCCGCTCGCCGGACCGGTGGCGGTGGCAGCAGTGGTGTTCGATCCATCCCGGCCGCGCATCAACGGCCTGGACGATTCCAAGCAACTCACCGCGGCCCGCCGCGAGCAGCTGCATGACCGCATCGTCGAACGCGCTCTGGCCTGGCACGTCGTGCTGGTGGACGCCGACACCATCGACCGCCTGAACATCTACCAGGCCACCCTGCAGGGCATGCGCGATGTTGTTGCAGCGGTGGCCCATGTGGCCGGCTTCGCGCGCATCGACGGCAACGTGGTGCCCAAGGGCCTGGTGGTGCCGGCGCAGGCGCTGGTCGGCGGCGACGGCATCGACCGCGCGATCATGGCCGCTTCGATCCTGGCCAAGGTCTCGCGCGATCGCTATATGCAGGACGTGCACGCCCGCCACCCGCAGTATGGGTTCGAGCAGCACAAGGGCTATGGCACCCCGGCTCACCTGGCCGCGCTGCGCGAGCACGGCCCATGCCCGGAGCATCGCCGCAGCTTCGCCCCGGTGCGTGAGTGCCTGGAAGTGCCGCCGGTTGTGGCGGCCATCGCCTGA
- a CDS encoding acetyl-CoA carboxylase carboxyltransferase subunit alpha: MNPNYLDFEQPIADLEAKIQELRNASAGPAVNVEAEVHALQDKLRMRTAQIFRNLTSWQVLQLARHPSRPYTADYIRVMFDEFQELAGDRAFADDKAIVGGLARINGRSVMVIGHQKGRDTKEKIKRNFGMPKPEGYRKALRLMKMAERFGLPVLTLIDTAGAWPGIDAESRGQSEAIARNLIEMAELKVPIICTVIGEGGSGGALALGVGDRTVMLEYAVYSTITPEGCASILWKDAGKAKDAAEQLGLTAPRLKSLGLVDKVVREPTGGAHRNPTQMAKRLKAVLLNELDALEKLSTEQLLEQRYTRLRSYGTYEAA, translated from the coding sequence ATGAATCCGAACTACCTCGACTTCGAGCAACCCATCGCCGACCTGGAAGCCAAGATCCAGGAGCTGCGCAACGCCAGTGCCGGGCCGGCGGTAAATGTCGAGGCGGAAGTGCACGCGCTGCAGGACAAGCTGCGCATGCGCACCGCGCAGATCTTCCGCAACCTGACCTCGTGGCAGGTGCTGCAGCTGGCCCGCCACCCGTCGCGTCCGTATACCGCCGACTACATCCGCGTCATGTTCGATGAGTTCCAGGAGCTGGCCGGTGACCGCGCCTTCGCCGACGACAAGGCCATCGTGGGCGGTCTGGCCCGCATCAATGGCCGTTCCGTGATGGTGATCGGCCACCAGAAGGGCCGCGACACCAAGGAAAAGATCAAGCGCAACTTCGGCATGCCCAAGCCGGAGGGCTACCGCAAGGCCCTGCGCCTGATGAAGATGGCCGAGCGTTTCGGCCTGCCGGTGCTGACCCTGATCGACACCGCCGGCGCCTGGCCGGGTATCGATGCCGAATCGCGCGGCCAGTCCGAAGCGATCGCGCGCAACCTGATCGAGATGGCCGAACTGAAGGTGCCGATCATCTGCACCGTGATCGGTGAAGGCGGCTCCGGCGGCGCGCTGGCGCTGGGCGTGGGCGACCGCACCGTGATGCTGGAATATGCGGTGTACTCGACCATCACCCCGGAAGGCTGCGCCTCGATCCTGTGGAAGGACGCCGGCAAGGCCAAGGACGCCGCCGAACAGCTGGGCCTGACCGCCCCGCGCCTGAAGAGCCTGGGCCTGGTCGACAAGGTCGTGCGCGAGCCGACCGGTGGCGCCCACCGCAACCCGACGCAGATGGCCAAGCGCCTGAAGGCCGTGCTGCTGAACGAGCTGGATGCGCTGGAAAAGCTGTCCACCGAACAGCTGCTGGAACAGCGCTACACCCGCCTGCGCAGCTACGGCACGTACGAAGCCGCCTGA
- a CDS encoding CopD family protein, which yields MQSYYWVKTFHIVFVVAWMATVFYLPRILVNLAETAGQPAVTERLQLMGLRLYRFGHSMFGLAFLLGLVLWLGYRVIPDFPTMVAPGGAGWLHAKLGLVVLLLAYFIWIGRLLKGVAKGRGLPSSRALRWINEIPLLAFIPIVWLVLAKPF from the coding sequence ATGCAGAGCTACTACTGGGTGAAGACCTTCCACATCGTGTTCGTGGTGGCGTGGATGGCTACGGTGTTCTACCTGCCGCGCATCCTGGTGAACCTGGCCGAGACGGCGGGGCAACCGGCAGTGACCGAGCGCCTGCAGCTGATGGGCCTGCGCCTGTACCGCTTCGGTCATTCGATGTTCGGCCTGGCCTTCCTGCTGGGCCTGGTGCTGTGGCTGGGCTACAGGGTCATCCCGGATTTCCCGACCATGGTCGCGCCGGGCGGCGCCGGCTGGCTGCATGCCAAGCTGGGGCTGGTGGTGCTGCTGCTGGCGTACTTCATCTGGATCGGGCGCCTGCTGAAGGGCGTGGCCAAGGGCAGGGGGTTGCCGTCGTCGCGCGCGCTGCGCTGGATCAACGAGATCCCGCTGCTGGCGTTCATCCCGATCGTCTGGCTGGTGCTGGCCAAGCCGTTCTGA